The DNA region ATCTTTTACCCGTAGGTTCATCCGGTATTAGCAGCGGTTTCCCTCTGTTATCCCCGACCTGAAGCTAGATTCTCACGCGTTACTCACCCGTCCGCCACTAGGGTATTTCTACCCCCGTTCGACTTGCATGTGTTAAGCATACCGCCAGCGTTCATCCTGAGCCAGGATCAAACTCTCCGTTTTGTTCTGTTCCTATTTTCAATTCTTCAAAATAGGAAGAGTTTTTGAAGCGTTTGAATGACTCCAGAAGCTTTTTTCTAAAGCTTTTTGAGCTTTAGTTTCTCGCTTCCGGAACTTTTTTGTTTAAGTTGTTTCCTTGACGAGGTTTTAGTGTTATTCTGGCTTTCAAACTATTAATTTTTTCTAGGTTCGGTGCGTTTCGAGCCGCCGCTTTCGCTGCGTTTCTCTCGCCGCTTTATTAATGTAACAAGCCTGCCAAGAAGTGTCAAGCGGTTTGGCAAATTTTTTTTTTGATGGCTCAAACGGTCTCACCAGGCAGCTTTTCGGCCAAAATGATGGAGTTAGTCAAAGCGCAGCAGGAAAAAATTTGTGAATTTTCAGTCGGTCATTGCCACACTCAGTCAGTTTTGGAGCGATCGCGGTTGCCTGATCGCCCAGCCCTATGACATAGAGAAAGGTGCAGGCACTAAAAATCCTCATACCTTTCTGAGAGCGATCGGCCCCGAACCTTGGGCAGTTGCATACGTGGAACCCTGTCGCCGTCCGGGAGATGGACGCTATGGCGAAAATCCGAATCGCTTTCAGCACTACTATCAGTACCAAGTCCTGATCAAACCTTCACCGGATAACATCCAAGAGATATATCTGGATTCTTTGAGGGCGCTGGGTATCCGTCCCGAAGATCGGGATATTCGGTTTGTGGAAGATAATTGGGTGCGATTCGTTTAACCTAAAGTAAGCTGAAAAGCTTGCGGGACGGTTAGCCCAACCGATAAGGTTGGTGACAGCTGATTACACTTCTAGGTGCGGGGTACCTCCCCTAGTCCTGGCTCTCAAGTGCAGAGGGAAAAGCGTATCCCCTATTTTGATGAGTAGCAACCATCAGGGTAAAGCGGGGATAAAAGGCAGAAATACTGATAGCCGAATTCGGTAACTGTCGAGCAAGAATCCATGCGTAGCGAAAGCGAAGATGTGTCAGAACCATCGTTAATTCCATATGGTCTAACGGCTGAATAAGACCAAGCCAAAAGGCAAGGATAGGGCATAAGCGGTTCCACGTTCCGACTTATAAGCACTGCCCAGAAACCCGGTGGACAGCATCACGCTAAAGATTCAACTGAGTGTAATTGGAACGAAGTAACTCTCTTAAACCTCTGGTAAGGTCGATTATCAGTAAGTAGCTAACGAACGGCGTAAGAGAGAAGGATTGTATCAGAAGCGAACGCCTTGCTGTAATGGCAAGGATATGCAGACGGATACACGATAACTCCACAGGATAAGACCAAGTAGCAATGAATACGTCTAATACACAGAACAATCTGATGGTGGAATGGCAAGACCTCAACTGGCGAAAGCTAGAACGAGTAACTTTCAAGTTGCAAAAGAGAATATTCCAAGCGAGTGAACGTGGTGATGTTAAAGCAGTTCGCAAACTCCAAAAGACCTTGATTAGGTCTTGGTCTGCAAGGTGTATTGCGGTTAGACGAGTCACTCAGGACAACCAATGCAAGAATACGGCTGGTGTGGATGGTGCGAAAACACTGTCCCCAAAGCAACGTATCGTCTTAACAAAGAACCTGAGAATCACTGGTAAATCCAAACCAGCCCGTAGGGTAATGATTGCCAAACCAGGGACAGACGAGAAACGACCGTTAGGAATACCGACAATACATGACCGGGCATTGCAAGCGCTACTAAAACTAGCGCTAGAGCCGGAATGGGAGGCTAAATTCGAGCCAAATAGCTACGGCTTTAGACCAGGACGTTCGTGCCACGATGCGATTGAAGCAATTTTTAGTAGTATCAAAACTAAGGCCAAATACGTGCTTGACGCTGATATTGCTAAATGCTTTGACCGTATAAACCATGAAGCGTTACTGAAAAAGATCGACACATTCCCGACGATGAGACGGCAGTTACGTGCATGGCTCAAAGCCGGGGTAGTTGACCAAGGAGAGTTATTCCCTACCAATGAAGGTACACCACAAGGCGGGGTTATTTCACCGCTATTGGCTAATATTGCCCTACATGGTATGGAAGAACGGGTTAAGCAATACGCGGAAACGCTAAAAGGGGATAAAGGGAAAGAGCGCAACCGTACATCCCTAAGCCTAATTCGATACGCAGATGACTTCGTGATAATACACGAGGATATCAATGTCGTAAAAACTTGCCAGAAAGTAATTGCAGATTGGTTGAGTGATATCGGACTGGAATTAAAACCAAGCAAAACCAAATTAACTCACACCTACAAGGAACTTGAAGGTAATGTAGGGTTTGATTTTCTGGGATTCCACATTCAACAGTACAAAGTAGGAAACTACCGATGTGCCAAGAGTACAAACGGAAAATTGCTAGGTTTTAAAACAATAATCACCCCCTCCAAAGCCAAAGTCAAAAATCATCTGGACAAAATTGCCGAGGTAATAGATAATCACAAAACCGCCTCACAAGCTGCTTTAATAAGCAAGCTGAGTCCTATAATTAGGGGCTGGTCAAACTATTACTCGACAGTGGTCAGCAAAGAAATTTTCTCAAAATTGGATATGCTGACTTATGAGAAATTAAGGGCTTGGGCTAAGAGAAGGGGGAAAGGTAACATCAACAAGGATAAATACTGGAGAACAGTAGGCAACCGAAGATGGTGTTTTAGCACCGAGGATGGACTGGAACTAGCCCAACACAAGGCAACGCCTATTATAAGGCACGTCAATGTGAAAGGTAGAGCAAGTCCATACAACGGGGACTGGACTTACTGGAGCAAGCGACGTGGAAAATACCCCGGAACCCCTAATAGAGTTTCAAAATTACTCAACAGGCAAAAGGGTAAATGTTCTCACTGTGGTCTGTACTTCACGAGTACAGACATTGTAGAAGTTGACCATGAAATACCAAAATCGTTAGGCGGAAAGGACGCCTACGGTAATCTCAGGCTTCTACATAAACATTGTCACGACATAAAAACGGCCAATGATGGTTCCCTCAAAAAGAACCATGATGAAACGTTTTGAATCGTATCCATAACAGGGATGGAGTTGTTGAGGAGCCGGATGAGGTGAAAGTCTCATGTCCGGTTCTGAAGGAGAGGTAGAAGTGGTGACGCTTCTATCGACTCTAACGAGGATGCAGCCGTAGGAGCCTGGGGTGTAGGTTGGGAAGTCTGGCTAGATGGTATGGAAATAACCCAATTTACCTACTTCCAGCAGTGTGGTGGCATTGATTGTCGTCCGGTGTCAATCGAAATCACCTACGGGCTGGAGCGATTGGCGATGTATCTTCAGGAAACGGATGCGATCGCCAAAATTAAGTGGACAGATAATGTCACCTACGGAGATGTTCACCTCCAGGGTGAGATAGAGCAGTGTGTCTATAACTTTGAAGCGTCCAATTCAGATATGCTCTTTACCCTGTTTAACCTCTACCAGCAGGAAGCAGAGCAATTAATTCAGCGAGGGCTTGTTTTACCGAGCCTTGACTACGTTTTGAAATGTTCTCATACTTTTAACCTGTTGGACGCCAGAGGAGTCATTTCTGTAACCGAGCGGACTCGCTATATTGGTAAAATTCGCAATATGGCACGGCAAGTAGCGCAGCTTTACTTGCAACAACGGGAAAAACTTGGTTTTCCACTGCTAAAATCCCAACAGACTGGGCAGCAGTCGCCAGTTCAACTGGTATCTTAATGAAGGGTATTGGGTGCAGGGAAAAATTCCCAATCTGTAATACCCAAATCCCGAACTTCGATCGCATAAGTAAACCCAAGAACTGAGTATTGTCTGGAAAAAGTGAGTAATCTGAGCCAACTTCTCGAACCAATTGCTGATGTATTCAGAAAGATGGGACTTCCCGATCCTATAATTCATTGGGGGCATCCCCTGATGATGGCGATTGTCATCTTCGTGATGGGTAGCTTTGTAGGATGGGCTGGATGGCGCGGACGTTTGGTTAGCGATACAGATACCGCAAATAAAAGTCGATCTGACCATCGTAAAGTGGCACCCTGGATGTTTCTGTTTTTGGCAGCAGGATACACTGGTGGGGTCTTGTCCTTGGTGATGCAGCACG from Aerosakkonema funiforme FACHB-1375 includes:
- a CDS encoding DUF4079 domain-containing protein; its protein translation is MSNLSQLLEPIADVFRKMGLPDPIIHWGHPLMMAIVIFVMGSFVGWAGWRGRLVSDTDTANKSRSDHRKVAPWMFLFLAAGYTGGVLSLVMQHEAILDSPHFWTGSVVLLLLGINAAIALTRFGNDKASFRTVHAYLGSTALCLLFVHAVLGLKLGLSI